Proteins encoded within one genomic window of Macaca fascicularis isolate 582-1 chromosome 16, T2T-MFA8v1.1:
- the MINK1 gene encoding misshapen-like kinase 1 isoform X17, with amino-acid sequence MGDPAPARSLDDIDLSALRDPAGIFELVEVVGNGTYGQVYKGRHVKTGQLAAIKVMDVTEDEEEEIKQEINMLKKYSHHRNIATYYGAFIKKSPPGNDDQLWLVMEFCGAGSVTDLVKNTKGNALKEDCIAYICREILRGLAHLHAHKVIHRDIKGQNVLLTENAEVKLVDFGVSAQLDRTVGRRNTFIGTPYWMAPEVIACDENPDATYDYRSDIWSLGITAIEMAEGAPPLCDMHPMRALFLIPRNPPPRLKSKKWSKKFIDFIDTCLIKTYLSRPPTEQLLKFPFIRDQPTERQVRIQLKDHIDRSRKKREETEYEYSGSEEEDDSHGEEGEPSSIMNVPGESTLRREFLRLQQENKSNSEALKQQQQLQQQQQRDPEAHIKHLLHQRQRRIEEQKEERRRVEEQQRREREQRKLQEKEQQRRLEDMQVLRREEERRQAEREQEYIRHRLEEEQRQLEILQQQLLQEQALLLEYKRKQLEEQRQSERLQRQLQQEHAYLKSLQQQQQQQQLQKQQQQQLLPGDRKPLYHYGRGMNPADKPAWAREVEERTRMNKQQNSPLAKSKPSSTGPEPSIPQASPGPAGPLSQTPPMQRPVEPQEGPHKSLVAHRVPLKPYAAPVPRSQSLQDQPTRNLAAFPASHDPDPAIPAPTATPSARGAVIRQNSDPTSEGPGPSPNPPAWVRPDNEAPPKVPQRTSSIATALNTSGAGGSRPAQAVRASNPDLRRSDPGWERSDSVLPASHGHLPQAGSLERNRVGASSKLDSSPVLSPGNKAKPDDHRSRPGRPASYKRAIGEDFVLLKERTLDEAPRPPKKAMDYSSSSEEVESSEDDEEEGEGGPSEGSRDTPGGRDGDTDSVSTMVVHDVEEITGTQPPYGGGTMVVQRTPEEERNLLHADSNGYTNLPDVVQPSHSPTENSKGQSPPSKDGSSDYQSRGLVKAPGKSSFTMFVDLGIYQPGGSGDTIPITALVGGEGTRLDQLQYDVRKGSVVNVNPTNTRAHSETPEIRKYKKRFNSEILCAALWGVNLLVGTENGLMLLDRSGQGKVYGLIGRRRFQQMDVLEGLNLLITISGKRNKLRVYYLSWLRNKILHNDPEVEKKQGWTTVGDMEGCGHYRVVKYERIKFLVIALKSSVEVYAWAPKPYHKFMAFKSFADLPHRPLLVDLTVEEGQRLKVIYGSSAGFHAVDVDSGNSYDIYIPVHIQSQITPHAIIFLPNTDGMEMLLCYEDEGVYVNTYGRIIKDVVLQWGEMPTSVAYICSNQIMGWGEKAIEIRSVETGHLDGVFMHKRAQRLKFLCERNDKVFFASVRSGGSSQVYFMTLNRNCIMNW; translated from the exons GACCCTGCTGGGATCTTTGAGCTTGTGGAGGTGGTCGGCAATGGAACCTACGGACAGGTGTACAAG GGTCGGCATGTCAAGACTGGGCAGCTGGCTGCCATCAAGGTCATGGATGTCACCGAG GATGAGGAAGAAGAGATCAAACAGGAGATCAACATGCTGAAAAAATACTCTCATCACCGCAACATTGCCACCTACTATGGAGCCTTCATCAAGAAGAGCCCCCCGGGAAACGATGACCAGCTCTGG CTGGTGATGGAGTTCTGTGGTGCTGGTTCAGTGACTGACCTGGTGAAGAACACGAAAGGAAACGCCCTGAAGGAGGACTGTATCGCCTACATCTGCAGGGAGATCCTCAGG GGTCTGGCCCATCTCCATGCCCACAAGGTCATCCATCGAGACATCAAGGGGCAGAATGTGCTGCTGACAGAGAATGCTGAGGTCAAGCTAG TGGATTTTGGGGTGAGTGCTCAGCTGGACCGCACCGTGGGCAGACGGAACACTTTCATTGGGACTCCCTACTGGATGGCTCCAGAGGTCATCGCCTGTGATGAGAACCCCGATGCCACCTACGATTACAGG AGTGACATTTGGTCTCTAGGAATCACAGCCATCGAGATGGCAGAGGGAGCCCCCC CTCTGTGTGACATGCACCCCATGCGGGCCCTCTTCCTCATTCCTCGGAACCCTCCGCCCAGACTCAAGTCCAAGAAGTG GTCTAAGAAGTTCATTGACTTCATTGACACATGTCTCATCAAGACTTACCTGAGCCGCCCACCCACGGAGCAGCTGCTGAAGTTTCCCTTCATCCGGGACCAGCCCACGGAGCGGCAGGTCCGCATCCAGCTTAAGGACCACATTGACCGATCCCGGAAGAAGCGGG AGGAGACAGAATATGAGTACAGCGGCAGCGAGGAGGAAGACGACAGCCATGGAGAGGAAGGAGAGCCAAG CTCCATCATGAACGTGCCTGGAGAGTCGACTCTACGCCGGGAATTTCTCCGCCTCCAGCAGGAAAATAAGAGCAACTCAGAGGCTttaaaacagcagcagcagctgcagcagcagcagcagcgagACCCCGAGGCACACATCAAACACCTGCTGCACCAGCGGCAGAGGCGCATAGAGGAGCAGAAGGAGGAGCGGCGCCGCGTGGAGGAG CAACAGCGGCGGGAGCGGGAGCAGCGGAAGCTGCAGGAGAAGGAGCAGCAGCGGCGGCTGGAGGACATGCAGGTTCTGCGGCGGGAGGAGGAGCGGCGGCAGGCGGAGCGCGAGCAG GAATATATTCGTCACAGGCTAGAGGAGGAGCAGCGACAGCTCGAGATCCTTCAGCAACAGCTGCTCCAGGAACAGGCCCTGCTGCTG GAATACAAGCGGAAGCAGCTGGAGGAGCAGCGGCAGTCAGAGCGTCTCCAGAGGcagctgcagcaggagcatgCCTACCTCAAGTCcctgcagcagcagcaacagcagcagcagcttcagaaacagcagcagcagcagctcctgcCCGGGGACAGGAAGCCCCTGTACCATTATGGTCGGGGCATGAATCCCGCTGACAAACCAGCCTGGGCCCGAGAG GTAGAAGAGAGAACAAGGATGAACAAGCAGCAGAACTCTCCCTTGGCCAAGAGCAAGCCAAGCAGCACGGGGCCTGAGCCCTCCATCCCCCAGGCCTCCCCCGGGCCTGCAGGACCCCTTTCCCAGACTCCTCCTATGCAGAGGCCGGTGGAGCCCCAGGAGGGACCGCACAAG AGCCTGGTGGCGCACCGGGTCCCACTGAAGCCATATGCAGCACCTGTGCCCCGATCCCAGTCCCTGCAGGACCAGCCCACCCGAAACCTGGCTGCCTTCCCAGCCTCCCATGACCCCGACCCTGCCATCCCTGCACCCACTGCCACGCCCAGTGCCCGAGGAGCTGTCATCCGCCAGAATTCAGACCCCACCTCTGAAGGACCTGGCCCCAGCCCGAACCCCCCAGCCTGGGTCCGCCCAGATAACGAGGCCCCACCCAAG GTGCCTCAGAGGACCTCATCTATCGCCACTGCCCTTAACACCAGTGGGGCCGGAGGATCCCGGCCAGCCCAGGCAGTCCGTGCCAG TAACCCCGACCTCAGGAGGAGCGACCCTGGCTGGGAACGCTCGGACAGTGTCCTCCCGGCCTCGCACGGGCACCTCCCCCAGGCCGGCTCACTGGAGCGGAACCGCGTGGGAG CCTCCTCCAAACTGGACAGCTCCCCAGTGCTCTCTCCTGGGAATAAAGCCAAGCCCGATGACCACCGCTCGCGGCCAGGCCGGCCCGCA AGCTATAAGCGAGCAATTGGTGAG GACTTCGTGTTGCTGAAAGAGCGGACCCTGGACGAggcccctcggcctcccaagaaggCCATGGACTACTCATCGTCCAGCGAGGAGGTGGAGAGCAGTGAGGATGACGAGGAGGAAGGCGAAGGCGGGCCATCAGAGGGGAGCAGAGACACCCCTGGGGGCCG CGATGGGGATACAGACAGCGTCAGCACCATGGTGGTCCACGACGTCGAGGAGATCACCGGGACCCAGCCCCCATACGGGGGCGGCACCATGGTGGTCCAGCGT ACCCCTGAAGAGGAGCGGAACCTGCTGCATGCTGACAGCAACGGGTATACAAACCTGCCTGACGTGGTGCAGCCCAGCCACTCACCCACCGAGAACAGCAAAGGCCAAAGCCCGCCCTCGAAGGATGGGAGCAGTGAC TACCAGTCTCGTGGGCTGGTAAAGGCCCCTGGCAAGAGCTCGTTCACGATGTTTGTGGATTTAGGGATCTACCAGCCTGGAGGCAGTGGGGACACCATCCCCATCACAG CCCTAGTGGGTGGAGAGGGCACTCGGCTCGACCAGCTGCAGTACGACGTGAGGAAGGGCTCTGTGGTCAACGTGAATCCCACCAACACCCGGGCCCACAGTGAGACCCCTGAGATCCGGAAGTACAAGAAGCGATTCAACTCTGAGATCCTGTGTGCAGCCCTTTGGG GGGTCAACCTGCTGGTGGGCACGGAGAACGGGCTGATGTTGCTGGACCGAAGTGGGCAGGGCAAGGTGTACGGACTCATTGGGCGGCGACGCTTCCAGCAGATGGACGTGCTGGAGGGGCTCAACCTGCTCATCACCATCTCAG GGAAAAGGAACAAACTGCGGGTGTATTACCTGTCTTGGCTCCGGAACAAGATTCTGCACAATGACCCAGAGGTGGAGAAGAAGCAGGGCTGGACCACCGTCGGGGACATGGAGGGCTGCGGGCACTACCGTGTCG TGAAATACGAGCGGATTAAGTTCCTGGTCATCGCCCTCAAGAGCTCCGTGGAGGTGTACGCCTGGGCCCCGAAACCCTACCACAAATTCATGGCCTTCAAG TCCTTTGCCGACCTCCCTCACCGCCCTCTGCTGGTCGACCTGACAGTAGAGGAGGGGCAGCGGCTCAAGGTCATCTATGGCTCCAGTGCTGGCTTCCATGCTGTGGATGTCGACTCGGGGAACAGCTATGACATCTACATCCCTGTGCAC ATCCAGAGCCAGATCACGCCCCATGCCATCATTTTCCTCCCCAACACCGACGGCATGGAGATGCTGCTGTGCTACGAGGACGAGGGTGTCTACGTCAACACGTACGGGCGGATCATTAAGGATGTGGTGCTGCAGTGGGGAGAGATGCCCACCTCTGTGG CCTACATCTGCTCCAACCAGATAATGGGCTGGGGTGAGAAAGCCATTGAGATCCGCTCTGTGGAGACGGGCCACCTGGACGGGGTCTTCATGCACAAACGAGCCCAGAGGCTCAAGTTCCTGTGTGAGCGGAATGACAAG GTGTTTTTTGCCTCAGTCCGCTCTGGGGGCAGCAGCCAAGTTTACTTCATGACTCTGAACCGTAACTGCATCATGAACTGGTGA
- the MINK1 gene encoding misshapen-like kinase 1 isoform X15, which translates to MGDPAPARSLDDIDLSALRDPAGIFELVEVVGNGTYGQVYKGRHVKTGQLAAIKVMDVTEDEEEEIKQEINMLKKYSHHRNIATYYGAFIKKSPPGNDDQLWLVMEFCGAGSVTDLVKNTKGNALKEDCIAYICREILRGLAHLHAHKVIHRDIKGQNVLLTENAEVKLVDFGVSAQLDRTVGRRNTFIGTPYWMAPEVIACDENPDATYDYRSDIWSLGITAIEMAEGAPPLCDMHPMRALFLIPRNPPPRLKSKKWSKKFIDFIDTCLIKTYLSRPPTEQLLKFPFIRDQPTERQVRIQLKDHIDRSRKKREETEYEYSGSEEEDDSHGEEGEPSSIMNVPGESTLRREFLRLQQENKSNSEALKQQQQLQQQQQRDPEAHIKHLLHQRQRRIEEQKEERRRVEEQQRREREQRKLQEKEQQRRLEDMQVLRREEERRQAEREQEYIRHRLEEEQRQLEILQQQLLQEQALLLEYKRKQLEEQRQSERLQRQLQQEHAYLKSLQQQQQQQQLQKQQQQQLLPGDRKPLYHYGRGMNPADKPAWAREVEERTRMNKQQNSPLAKSKPSSTGPEPSIPQASPGPAGPLSQTPPMQRPVEPQEGPHKSLVAHRVPLKPYAAPVPRSQSLQDQPTRNLAAFPASHDPDPAIPAPTATPSARGAVIRQNSDPTSEGPGPSPNPPAWVRPDNEAPPKVPQRTSSIATALNTSGAGGSRPAQAVRASNPDLRRSDPGWERSDSVLPASHGHLPQAGSLERNRVGASSKLDSSPVLSPGNKAKPDDHRSRPGRPASYKRAIGEDFVLLKERTLDEAPRPPKKAMDYSSSSEEVESSEDDEEEGEGGPSEGSRDTPGGRSDGDTDSVSTMVVHDVEEITGTQPPYGGGTMVVQRTPEEERNLLHADSNGYTNLPDVVQPSHSPTENSKGQSPPSKDGSSDYQSRGLVKAPGKSSFTMFVDLGIYQPGGSGDTIPITALVGGEGTRLDQLQYDVRKGSVVNVNPTNTRAHSETPEIRKYKKRFNSEILCAALWGVNLLVGTENGLMLLDRSGQGKVYGLIGRRRFQQMDVLEGLNLLITISGKRNKLRVYYLSWLRNKILHNDPEVEKKQGWTTVGDMEGCGHYRVVKYERIKFLVIALKSSVEVYAWAPKPYHKFMAFKSFADLPHRPLLVDLTVEEGQRLKVIYGSSAGFHAVDVDSGNSYDIYIPVHIQSQITPHAIIFLPNTDGMEMLLCYEDEGVYVNTYGRIIKDVVLQWGEMPTSVAYICSNQIMGWGEKAIEIRSVETGHLDGVFMHKRAQRLKFLCERNDKVFFASVRSGGSSQVYFMTLNRNCIMNW; encoded by the exons GACCCTGCTGGGATCTTTGAGCTTGTGGAGGTGGTCGGCAATGGAACCTACGGACAGGTGTACAAG GGTCGGCATGTCAAGACTGGGCAGCTGGCTGCCATCAAGGTCATGGATGTCACCGAG GATGAGGAAGAAGAGATCAAACAGGAGATCAACATGCTGAAAAAATACTCTCATCACCGCAACATTGCCACCTACTATGGAGCCTTCATCAAGAAGAGCCCCCCGGGAAACGATGACCAGCTCTGG CTGGTGATGGAGTTCTGTGGTGCTGGTTCAGTGACTGACCTGGTGAAGAACACGAAAGGAAACGCCCTGAAGGAGGACTGTATCGCCTACATCTGCAGGGAGATCCTCAGG GGTCTGGCCCATCTCCATGCCCACAAGGTCATCCATCGAGACATCAAGGGGCAGAATGTGCTGCTGACAGAGAATGCTGAGGTCAAGCTAG TGGATTTTGGGGTGAGTGCTCAGCTGGACCGCACCGTGGGCAGACGGAACACTTTCATTGGGACTCCCTACTGGATGGCTCCAGAGGTCATCGCCTGTGATGAGAACCCCGATGCCACCTACGATTACAGG AGTGACATTTGGTCTCTAGGAATCACAGCCATCGAGATGGCAGAGGGAGCCCCCC CTCTGTGTGACATGCACCCCATGCGGGCCCTCTTCCTCATTCCTCGGAACCCTCCGCCCAGACTCAAGTCCAAGAAGTG GTCTAAGAAGTTCATTGACTTCATTGACACATGTCTCATCAAGACTTACCTGAGCCGCCCACCCACGGAGCAGCTGCTGAAGTTTCCCTTCATCCGGGACCAGCCCACGGAGCGGCAGGTCCGCATCCAGCTTAAGGACCACATTGACCGATCCCGGAAGAAGCGGG AGGAGACAGAATATGAGTACAGCGGCAGCGAGGAGGAAGACGACAGCCATGGAGAGGAAGGAGAGCCAAG CTCCATCATGAACGTGCCTGGAGAGTCGACTCTACGCCGGGAATTTCTCCGCCTCCAGCAGGAAAATAAGAGCAACTCAGAGGCTttaaaacagcagcagcagctgcagcagcagcagcagcgagACCCCGAGGCACACATCAAACACCTGCTGCACCAGCGGCAGAGGCGCATAGAGGAGCAGAAGGAGGAGCGGCGCCGCGTGGAGGAG CAACAGCGGCGGGAGCGGGAGCAGCGGAAGCTGCAGGAGAAGGAGCAGCAGCGGCGGCTGGAGGACATGCAGGTTCTGCGGCGGGAGGAGGAGCGGCGGCAGGCGGAGCGCGAGCAG GAATATATTCGTCACAGGCTAGAGGAGGAGCAGCGACAGCTCGAGATCCTTCAGCAACAGCTGCTCCAGGAACAGGCCCTGCTGCTG GAATACAAGCGGAAGCAGCTGGAGGAGCAGCGGCAGTCAGAGCGTCTCCAGAGGcagctgcagcaggagcatgCCTACCTCAAGTCcctgcagcagcagcaacagcagcagcagcttcagaaacagcagcagcagcagctcctgcCCGGGGACAGGAAGCCCCTGTACCATTATGGTCGGGGCATGAATCCCGCTGACAAACCAGCCTGGGCCCGAGAG GTAGAAGAGAGAACAAGGATGAACAAGCAGCAGAACTCTCCCTTGGCCAAGAGCAAGCCAAGCAGCACGGGGCCTGAGCCCTCCATCCCCCAGGCCTCCCCCGGGCCTGCAGGACCCCTTTCCCAGACTCCTCCTATGCAGAGGCCGGTGGAGCCCCAGGAGGGACCGCACAAG AGCCTGGTGGCGCACCGGGTCCCACTGAAGCCATATGCAGCACCTGTGCCCCGATCCCAGTCCCTGCAGGACCAGCCCACCCGAAACCTGGCTGCCTTCCCAGCCTCCCATGACCCCGACCCTGCCATCCCTGCACCCACTGCCACGCCCAGTGCCCGAGGAGCTGTCATCCGCCAGAATTCAGACCCCACCTCTGAAGGACCTGGCCCCAGCCCGAACCCCCCAGCCTGGGTCCGCCCAGATAACGAGGCCCCACCCAAG GTGCCTCAGAGGACCTCATCTATCGCCACTGCCCTTAACACCAGTGGGGCCGGAGGATCCCGGCCAGCCCAGGCAGTCCGTGCCAG TAACCCCGACCTCAGGAGGAGCGACCCTGGCTGGGAACGCTCGGACAGTGTCCTCCCGGCCTCGCACGGGCACCTCCCCCAGGCCGGCTCACTGGAGCGGAACCGCGTGGGAG CCTCCTCCAAACTGGACAGCTCCCCAGTGCTCTCTCCTGGGAATAAAGCCAAGCCCGATGACCACCGCTCGCGGCCAGGCCGGCCCGCA AGCTATAAGCGAGCAATTGGTGAG GACTTCGTGTTGCTGAAAGAGCGGACCCTGGACGAggcccctcggcctcccaagaaggCCATGGACTACTCATCGTCCAGCGAGGAGGTGGAGAGCAGTGAGGATGACGAGGAGGAAGGCGAAGGCGGGCCATCAGAGGGGAGCAGAGACACCCCTGGGGGCCG CAGCGATGGGGATACAGACAGCGTCAGCACCATGGTGGTCCACGACGTCGAGGAGATCACCGGGACCCAGCCCCCATACGGGGGCGGCACCATGGTGGTCCAGCGT ACCCCTGAAGAGGAGCGGAACCTGCTGCATGCTGACAGCAACGGGTATACAAACCTGCCTGACGTGGTGCAGCCCAGCCACTCACCCACCGAGAACAGCAAAGGCCAAAGCCCGCCCTCGAAGGATGGGAGCAGTGAC TACCAGTCTCGTGGGCTGGTAAAGGCCCCTGGCAAGAGCTCGTTCACGATGTTTGTGGATTTAGGGATCTACCAGCCTGGAGGCAGTGGGGACACCATCCCCATCACAG CCCTAGTGGGTGGAGAGGGCACTCGGCTCGACCAGCTGCAGTACGACGTGAGGAAGGGCTCTGTGGTCAACGTGAATCCCACCAACACCCGGGCCCACAGTGAGACCCCTGAGATCCGGAAGTACAAGAAGCGATTCAACTCTGAGATCCTGTGTGCAGCCCTTTGGG GGGTCAACCTGCTGGTGGGCACGGAGAACGGGCTGATGTTGCTGGACCGAAGTGGGCAGGGCAAGGTGTACGGACTCATTGGGCGGCGACGCTTCCAGCAGATGGACGTGCTGGAGGGGCTCAACCTGCTCATCACCATCTCAG GGAAAAGGAACAAACTGCGGGTGTATTACCTGTCTTGGCTCCGGAACAAGATTCTGCACAATGACCCAGAGGTGGAGAAGAAGCAGGGCTGGACCACCGTCGGGGACATGGAGGGCTGCGGGCACTACCGTGTCG TGAAATACGAGCGGATTAAGTTCCTGGTCATCGCCCTCAAGAGCTCCGTGGAGGTGTACGCCTGGGCCCCGAAACCCTACCACAAATTCATGGCCTTCAAG TCCTTTGCCGACCTCCCTCACCGCCCTCTGCTGGTCGACCTGACAGTAGAGGAGGGGCAGCGGCTCAAGGTCATCTATGGCTCCAGTGCTGGCTTCCATGCTGTGGATGTCGACTCGGGGAACAGCTATGACATCTACATCCCTGTGCAC ATCCAGAGCCAGATCACGCCCCATGCCATCATTTTCCTCCCCAACACCGACGGCATGGAGATGCTGCTGTGCTACGAGGACGAGGGTGTCTACGTCAACACGTACGGGCGGATCATTAAGGATGTGGTGCTGCAGTGGGGAGAGATGCCCACCTCTGTGG CCTACATCTGCTCCAACCAGATAATGGGCTGGGGTGAGAAAGCCATTGAGATCCGCTCTGTGGAGACGGGCCACCTGGACGGGGTCTTCATGCACAAACGAGCCCAGAGGCTCAAGTTCCTGTGTGAGCGGAATGACAAG GTGTTTTTTGCCTCAGTCCGCTCTGGGGGCAGCAGCCAAGTTTACTTCATGACTCTGAACCGTAACTGCATCATGAACTGGTGA